A window of Pecten maximus chromosome 12, xPecMax1.1, whole genome shotgun sequence genomic DNA:
CTCGCAATTGATGTTAAACAATGCATAACAGAGTACCAATGTTTAAAAAGAAGTTGCATACTGATAAGTTGTAGTAAAATGCCTCGGATTATTCCGACATTGAATCAGTTTTCATTAACTAATATCTTGGAAATTTAAATCGACCACGTGTCATTATGAAATGGAATGAAACGAGATTTCTATACATATCCTCCGTGAATTGTTGCTATTAGTGCCCAGCTGATTTGTCGTGAAACGTTTCAGACTCAAATCTTTCCCGTGCACGTGCTGCTTATTCTTGTAAAGACGCTGACCACTCGCTGGACTGTACGTACCCCATACTCTTCGGACGGCCAGTTTGAACTTTGTAGAGGccaaactatatataactgGGTTACCAGCACTATTGAGGTAGACCATTGCCCGGACGAAAGCTAGGAGATTAAAATAGCCCTCCATACCGAGAGCTTCCACGTTTTGCGGGTGAGCGTATACAATCCACAAAGTTACTACTCGCAAAGGAAACATCGAAAGGAAAAATAACACCACGATTGCAATTAGCATGCGTACCACCTGATGGCGTGTCCTAATATTATAAATAGAACTGGGGTTTTTGTGTGATAAGATTGATGCAGAGTCGTATATAAGACAACGAATGATTTTGGCATACATGAAAACTAGAACGAAGAGAGGTACAATGAAGAAAACGGAAAGCATAGACAATAGGTAGCCATAATGCCACATTTTCTCGATTTTTGTACGACAGACTTGGCATGGTGTACCGTCGTAGAAATCGCGTGTCCTCTACGGATGTCATGAAGACAAAGGGCATTGCCGTCACGTAGGATACTATCCAAATCACAGCGATCACCTTGACAACCACCCGAGCCGTGAACTTGAGAGTCCGCTTAAGAGGGAAGCAGATAGCGTTGAATCGTTCTGTAGTAATGGCGAGGATGGTAAGAATAGAGGCATGTATCACAGCATTTTCCAATAGTGGTATGGCTTTACCTACAACGACAAAACAACAGATTTTGTAAAACAAAGGTAGATCTCAAATTATTACTCATTTTAtgctcattttttttttttctttttttttttttttttttaacttttgttACTGTTTAGACCCATTTCCCGTGTCACGATAATGGACATATAGCTTCGATAAATGATGAATAGCACCATGTACCCAAATTGTACATTCTTTGTGACGTAAGTCAAACTTTTCTTGTTTCTCAGTGATTGATCGTTTAAATCACTGAGAAATGGaaacaaataattcaatatctTATGTAGCGTGTAACATGATAAGCAAGCCATATGGGTCTCAGAAAAGGGTAAAGGATTTTATCGGAGACAAGTTATGTActagaatattgaaatatgaatttAGTGGTGGAAACAATGTAAGCCTAATTCTAAATATAGAACGGCACAATAAGCTGCTTCGTCCTTCTATatgtttttcggcatagtcGTATAATGtccttttggccccggatatgacgcgacaggtggcgttactggtcaagatgattggtttggtttattttgtttaagaaataattaacgatgattcgtgtattgttgcaggatatacaacgaggacgaggatattttgcaattaaattaataacgaaggccgcaggcctgagttgttaattaaaattgcaaaatatccgagtccgagttgtatatcctgcaacaatacacgagtcaaagttgattatttctattctaccatgtacggtttagttctgagatcgacctctttctaatagaaaaacagcaaagaaacccagGAAAACCTTgttatttatttcttgagtatttgctgatgaaatatacatgcctttacaggcactacagttttacgatcaagagcatctatcatatggcattgattttgaaaattaaaaaaaaaagattaaaaaaagaaaaaaaaaggggggggggggggggggggagcctccataggattcgaactcgcgtcgtgataaaaatttgaTGAAAGACTAAACCATTAGCCCACTCAGCTATGGTAACCTTATATGAAGagtgtgaatattagatatatatgaaattgtaacagccgtgactcacgagcgtgtgtTAAtgacacgagcgtgtattattggcacgagcgtgtattattggaaaataatacatggttttaaaccaatcaaaactggcgttgcatagcaaacatggtagaattaacGTTTaactattaacagctaaggtcatttaaggacggcctcccgtgcttgcgacatgcatgcgtgtgatgagtgcgtatgtgtgttttgggaggctgcggtatgttcgtgttaagtctccttgtgataggccggaacttttgccgatttatagtgctacctcactgaagcatactgccgaagaca
This region includes:
- the LOC117339820 gene encoding LOW QUALITY PROTEIN: cholecystokinin receptor type A-like (The sequence of the model RefSeq protein was modified relative to this genomic sequence to represent the inferred CDS: deleted 1 base in 1 codon): MNLSLNRQITLDTPVDSTMFTVAASNLSRTTIVVEASLYIYIWVTVVNAVIFLTGVVGNIMVIIVVIKVRDMRTTTNYFLVNLSIADLLVLLICQPSALLEFYAKDRWYIGQTLCKAIPLLENAVIHASILTILAITTERFNAICFPLKRTLKFTARVVVKVIAVIWIVSYVTAMPFVFMTSVEDTRFLRRYTMPSLSYKNRENVALWLPIVYAFRFLHCTSLRSSFHVCQNHSLSYIRLCINLITQKPQFIYNIRTRHQVVRMLIAIVVLFFLSMFPLRVVTLWIVYAHPQNVEALGMEGYFNLLAFVRAMVYLNSAGNPVIYSLASTKFKLAVRRVWGTYSPASGQRLYKNKQHVHGKDLSLKRFTTNQLGTNSNNSRRICIEISFHSIS